One stretch of Oncorhynchus clarkii lewisi isolate Uvic-CL-2024 chromosome 1, UVic_Ocla_1.0, whole genome shotgun sequence DNA includes these proteins:
- the LOC139407326 gene encoding acylglycerol kinase, mitochondrial-like, whose amino-acid sequence MARVVKVFGTLRNHWKKSTVAACALSYGGHWLYGKHCDNLLRKEACLVAREYGRQQISPQEQLRKATVILNPAACSGKANTLFEKNAAPILHLAGVEVTLVKTDYEGQAKKLMELMEQTDMLIVAGGDGTLQEVITGLLRRADQESFSKTPIGFIPLGSHNSLSESLHILSDNQVKHITSATLSILQGETVPLDVLQIKGEKDQPVFALIGLRWGAFRDVAATIKKYWYLGPLKTKAAHWFSTLREWPQVREASVSYLAPTLRPPDLPEQKPQRPHLMYRIAHRLKNYWYPPIPEPPKAEEPERWNERMLSTLELSIHTQNKNPVQTRTDDSLLVCVEPDSFSVGEFITVGEKKMEDATAFTRKSLKLEASACQLNLPEEGAGFYNIDNEEYEAMSVEVTLLPRKLHFFCSAERREQLLTQVQ is encoded by the exons ATGGCTCGGGTTGTGAAGGTGTTTGGGACTCTGCGGAATCATTGGAAGAAGTCCACAGTCGCTGCGTGTGCCCTGTCATACGGTGGACACTGGTTGTATGGTAAACACTG TGATAATCTGCTGCGAAAAGAAGCTTGTCTGGTGGCCAGG GAATATGGACGTCAGCAGATTTCACCACAGGAGCAGCTGAGGAAAGCCACTGTCATCCTAAACCCAGCAGCTTGTAGTGG GAAAGCCAATACTTTATTTGAGAAGAATGCTGCCCCTATATTACACCTGGCTGGTGTGGAGGTGACACTAGTAAAG ACAGACTATGAGGGCCAGGCGAAGAAATTGATGGAGCTGATGGAGCAAACAGACATGCTGATTGTGGCTGGAGGGGATGGCACTCTACAAGAGGTTATCACTGGTCTGCTGCGGAGGGCTGATCAA GAGTCATTCAGTAAAACTCCCATAGGATTCATCCCTCTGGGTTCCCACAATTCCCTGAGTGAGAGTCTGCACATCCTCAGTGACAATCAGGTGAA ACACATCACATCGGCGACACTGTCCATCTTGCAAGGAGAAACGGTACCCCTGGATGTGCTGCAGATCAAG GGAGAGAAAGACCAGCCAGTGTTTGCCCTAATTGGTCTACGGTGGGGGGCCTTCAGAGATGTGGCTGCCACCATTAAAAA ATATTGGTACCTTGGCCCCTTGAAGACAAAAGCAGCTCATTGGTTTAGTACATTACGG GAGTGGCCCCAGGTTCGTGAGGCCTCTGTGTCCTACCTGGCACCCACGCTTCGCCCCCCTGACCTGCCTGAACAGAAGCCCCAGCGCCCCCACCTAATGTACCGAATCGCCCACAGACTGAAAAATTACTGGTACCCACCTATTCCAG AGCCTCCAAAAGCGGAGGAGCcagagagatggaatgagaggaTGTTGTCTACTTTAGAGCTGTCGATCCACACCCAGAACAAAAACCCTGTCCAGACg CGTACAGACGACTCCCTGCTGGTGTGTGTGGAGCCAGACTCCTTCAGTGTGGGAGAGTTCATCACTGTTGG agagaaaaaaatggaGGATGCAACTGCATTCACAAgaaaatcactgaaactggaggCCAGTGCATGTCAACTCAATCTGCCCGAG GAAGGCGCTGGCTTCTACAACATTGACAATGAGGAGTACGAGGCCATGTCAGTGGAAGTGACGCTGTTGCCACGGAAACTGCACTTCTTCTGCAGCGCAGAGCGCAGAGAGCAGCTCCTCACACAGGTCCAGTGA
- the LOC139407323 gene encoding nuclear pore complex protein Nup205 has product MAAQMAVNSGASLWGPLKELWDTVEGAVWRRQPESVHLLDLQLKKHKPNFLSLYKNPPKSAEQREKVRKASTEGIAIQGQQGSRLLPEQLLTEAFILSDLFDIGELAALELLLAGENQQPHFPGLSRGLVAVLLYWDGKLCVANSLRSLIQSRHGKTFTLELSGELVALTTRFTDELMSQGLTRRLLTLVSEINVTREFERLQKERGLGNEKHRKEVSDLIKECRQALADCLFAWTCQSPLGKDDTLALVAHLETVTVEADGSLDSVNLALVMALLYCLDVSFLEQGTEDREDLLQALPLLTEKQYVSAVHSRLADGRPWKLPGLQAVCRLAWALALHALSQLPQGSALAEFTEADEALADQALLGGVFLFMTEGMLGCEGFTHDEFYTRRLHSLITDFLALMPMKVKQLRNRADEDARLVHMSLQMGSEPPSSLRKDLDHLMILIGEFYSKDPFGLELALEFWCHTESLQHTSLQGSYLGMAMQRPPHKQVVLSKFVRQMGDLLPPTLYIPYLRMLKGLANGPQCAHYCFSLLKTNGAPHGDNMQVTGSPVSWEHFFHSLMLYHENLRRDLPNADATHYRLPPIRGITQRELDGLTSFLQLLCTIITWSENARLALCEHPQWTPAVVMLGLLQCSVQPVLKGELLLCLAAFGKSPEIAASLWQSLEYTQILQTVRAPGQKQAAGIEVELNEIESSCEEYPLTRAFCQLISTLVESALPVNLGAGLRAPGFQPYLTFLRDAVFLPFPTRAYRRAAEKWEVADAVLEVFHKLLRDYEPQPSDFVQETVELQGEQVLAHKPPGHSLMFHLLNDSPTLTLCLSLLEEGVRQLDTYSLFPGKKQLESAVLHCLCLLDLALQKEVVFMDLLRESQASLIVSPLEQLLQGVSAQSRRADHIVNIARYLYHSSSNPEAAFQSAKILQRIARYPNIQNRLVGDFTHDQTVSDKLMAGFVECLDNEGAEEGLEKGDDSEPAKKEARIRHETQIHILNLLITSLELKTPNLALYLLGYEVKKPINSTNLQDAGVLGCPRSCLHAILSLLQRGSERRSGPVLTSQAPHLAELCYQVIYQLCVCSDTSGPTMRYLRTSQDFLFTHLQHLPFILPGDEISALSQMSWLMKTAAIELRVTSLNRQRSHTQRLLNLLLDDQPRTQHAADGETGMEESRSVSGFLHFDTVSKVRRKLLSVLDAINFSQDVPELLQLDFFERTQIEQVIANCEHVNEHGHTVCNVKLLHRVLVAEVNALQGMAAIGQRPLLMEEVNSILQQVVERNRVRRSLSAKRHALQSWRGLVETLLTACPADLIPADDRQIIIRDLLLDLHDKVLSEDSAGELMPIVAGAVFTLTAHLSQSVLSEQQQGAGLEGGSSSGFASIANSALHLILRKLLDFILCTGGGFQRLRAHLYGALLYYLQIAQKPEEPDTLQQAGKSMWERLTAPEDGFSKLQRENLAIIESYGTALMEVVCRDACDGHEIGRMLALAVLDRILSIDRQSQWLLYVCNSGYLRVLVESLRQDDTALQTLLSPQPPLLKPLYIYESKMALLTRVAKTGQGAVELLRCGLVSQLVECQVFDMVPDSDSHRVFGQRDPSGFIPSPLDRYRQILLPALRLFQVILTSTTTHHQQGATQVLQWLIVHADTIQGLLRCQELSMGALQELSLLTGIISKTALPGALEGQDVNSAALPEFQGHISRFQRQCLSLLGRLAGSERERLLKQAEIAAPGDPAERREEMEVAMQQVCANIMEYCQTLLLQSSAQAQFSICLFSPSVNEPASRDGHTDLALPSALYSRVPSLGLVLFLLKNSAADFFRFHQSHRQALGKLQSLEQLPPEELKELCAALVSGTGGVEKISSVQRSLLAKRRLVQLINNRAKLLALCSYVIETCLFVMWRHLEYYLLYCTPTDPKDSLMPGASAYRSRLTDDSFGRALGLSRVSQQDLEQLQSDMGAGFGEALQRKLLEVEGLYSQVRSRYTFIQALVRRIRGLLRQPKS; this is encoded by the exons ATGGCGGCGCAGATGGCGGTAAATTCAG GAGCCAGTCTGTGGGGGCCGCTGAAGGAGCTATGGGACACAGTGGAGGGTGCAGTGTGGAGGAGGCAACCAGAGAGCGTCCACCTCCTAGACCTTCAACTCAAGAAACACAAGCCCAATTTCCTCTCACTCTACAAGAACCCG CCAAAGAGTGCAGAGCAGAGGGAGAAGGTGCGGAAAGCCAGCACAGAGGGCATTGCCATCCAGGGCCAGCAGGGGTCACGTCTCCTCCCCGAGCAGCTGCTTACAGAGGCCTTCATCTTGAGTGACCTCTTTGACATTGGAGAGCTGGCAGCCCTGGAGCTGCTGTTGGCAG GTGAGAACCAGCAGCCCCACTTTCCAGGTCTGAGTCGGGGGCTGGTTGCAGTGCTGCTGTACTGGGATGGAAAGCTCTGCGTGGCCAACTCCTTGCGCTCGCTCATCCAGTCCCGCCATGGCAAGACCTTCACCTTGGAATTAAG TGGGGAGCTGGTGGCCCTCACCACACGCTTTACTGATGAGCTGATGAGCCAGGGCCTGACGAGACGCCTACTGACGCTGGTGTCAGAGATCAATGTAACGCGGGAGTTTGAGCGCCTGCAGAAAGAGCGAGGCCTGGGCAACGAAAAACacaggaaagag GTATCGGACCTCATCAAAGAGTGCCGACAGGCACTGGCAGATTGCCTGTTTGCATGGACCTGCCAATCACCTCTGGGTAAGGATGACACCCTGGCTCTTGTCGCCCACCTTGAGACGGTGACAGTGGAAGCTGATGGCTCATTGGACAGTGTGAATCTGGCTCTCGTCATGGCACTGCTGTACTGTCTGGATGTCAGCTTCCTGGAGCAAGGAACAGAAGATCGAGAAG aCCTCCTCCAGGCCCTGCCCCTGCTGACAGAGAAGCAGTACGTGTCTGCAGTACACAGTCGTCTGGCGGATGGGAGGCCCTGGAAGCTGCCTGGGCTGCAGGCTGTGTGTCGGCTGGCCTGGGCCCTGGCCCTGCATGCCCTCTCCCAGCTGCCCCAGGGCTCAGCCCTGGCAGAGTTTACAGAGGCAGATGAGGCACTGGCCGACCAGGCCCTGCTAGGAGGTGTCTTCCTCTTCATGACAGAGGGCATGCTGGGATGTGAGGGCTTCACTCATGATGAATTCTACACCCGCCGCCTCCATTCCCTCATCACTGACTTCCTGGCACTCATGCCCATGAAG GTGAAGCAGCTGCGTAACCGTGCTGACGAGGACGCCAGACTGGTCCACATGTCTCTGCAGATGGGCAGTGAGCCTCCGTCCTCCCTGAGGAAAGATCTGGACCACCTCATGATCCTG ATCGGAGAGTTCTATAGCAAGGACCCGTTTGGGCTGGAGCTGGCTCTGGAGTTCTGGTGCCACACTGAGTCCCTCCAGCACACCTCCCTCCAGGGCTCCTACCTGGGCATGGCCATGCAGAGGCCCCCACACAAACAG GTGGTGCTGTCTAAATTTGTGCGTCAGATGGGGGACCTGCTGCCCCCCACCCTGTACATCCCTTACCTGCGCATGCTGAAGGGCCTGGCCAACGGCCCCCAGTGTGCCCACTACTGCTTCAGCCTGCTAAAGACCAACGGGGCCCCACACG GGGATAACATGCAGGTGACCGGCAGCCCTGTGTCCTGGGAGCACTTCTTCCACTCCCTCATGCTGTACCACGAGAACCTGCGCAGAGACCTGCCTAACGCTGATGCCACACACTATCGCCTCCCGCCAATAAGGGGCATCACACAGAGGGAGCTGGACGGCCTGACCTCTTTCCTGCAGCTGCTCTGCACCATCATTACCTGG AGTGAGAATGCCCGCCTGGCCTTGTGTGAGCACCCCCAGTGGACCCCGGCTGTGGTGATGCTGGGGCTGCTGCAGTGCAGTGTGCAGCCGGTCCTCAAGGGGGAGCTCCTGCTCTGCCTGGCTGCCTTTGGCAAGTCTCCGGAGATAGCTGCCTCCCTCTGGCAGTCACTGGAATACACTCAG ATTCTTCAGACAGTGCGGGCCCCTGGACAGAAACAAGCTGCTGGGATTGAG GTGGAGCTGAATGAGATTGAGTCGAGCTGTGAGGAGTATCCTCTGACCAGAGCCTTCTGTCAGCTCATCAGCACATTGGTCGAGAGCGCCCTGCCCGTCAACCTGGGGGCGGGGCTCCGTGCGCCAGGATTCCAGCCCTACCTGACCTTCCTGCGTGACGCCGTTTTCCTTCCCTTTCCCACCAGAGCCTATCGCCGTGCTGCTGAGAAG TGGGAGGTAGCGGATGCTGTTCTGGAGGTGTTCCACAAGCTGCTGAGGGACTACGAGCCCCAGCCCTCAGACTTTGTCCAGGAAACAGTGGAGCTCCAGGGGGAGCAGGTGCTGGCCCACAAGCCCCCCGGCCACAGCCTCATGTTCCACCTGCTCAACGACTCGCCCACCCTCACCCTCTGCCTCAGCCTGCTGGAGGAGGGCGTGCGTCAGCTAGACACCTACtccctcttccctg GTAAAAAGCAGCTGGAGTCTGCGGTGTTGCACTGCCTGTGTCTTCTGGACCTGGCCCTGCAGAAAGAGGTGGTGTTCATGGACCTGCTGAGGGAGAGCCAGGCCTCCCTCATCGTCTCTCCCCTGGAGCAGCTCCTGCAGGGCGTCAGCGCCCAGAGCCGCCGGGCTGACCACATCGTCAACATCGCCAG GTACCTGTACCACAGCAGTTCCAACCCGGAGGCGGCCTTCCAGAGTGCTAAGATCCTGCAGAGGATCGCCCGCTACCCCAACATCCAGAACAGACTGGTGGGAGACTTCACACACGACCAGACTGTGAGTGACAAGCTGATGGCTGGCTTCGTGGAGTGTCTGGACAACGAGGGGGCTGAGGAGGGACTAGAGAAAGGAGACG aCTCTGAGCCAGCGAAGAAGGAAGCGAGGATCCGCCACGAGACCCAGATCCACATCCTGAACCTGCTGATCACCTCCCTGGAACTGAAGACCCCCAACCTGGCTCTCTACCTGCTGGGCTACGAGGTCAAGAAGCCCATCAACTCCACCAACCTGCAGGACGCAG GTGTGCTGGGGTGCCCACGGAGCTGCCTGCATGCCATCCTGAGTCTGCTgcagagaggcagtgagagacgCTCGGGACCCGTGCTCACCAGCCAGGCCCCACACCTGGCTGAGCTCTGTTACCAGGTGATCTACCAGCTGTGTGTGTGCTCAGACACGTCAGGACCCACCATGCGCTACCTGAGGACCAGCCAggacttcctgttcacccacctGCAGCACCTGCCCTTCATCCTGCCAG GTGATGAGATCTCCGCCCTGTCCCAGATGTCCTGGCTCATGAAGACAGCGGCCATCGAACTCCGAGTAACATCACTCAACCGCCAGCGCTCACACACCCAGCGCCTCCTCAACCTGCTGCTGGATGACCAGCCTCGCACTCAGCACGCAG CGGATGGGGAGACCGGCATGGAGGAGAGCAGATCTGTCAGTGGATTCCTGCACTTTGACACCGTCTCCAAAG TGCGTAGGAAGCTCCTCAGCGTGCTGGATGCCATTAACTTCAGCCAGGATGTGCCAGAGCTGCTGCAGCTGGACTTTTTTGAGCGCACTCAGATCGAGCAGGTCATCGCCAACTGCGAGCACGTCAACGAGCACGGACACACCGTCTGCAACGTCAAG TTACTCCATCGAGTCCTGGTAGCGGAGGTCAACGCCCTTCAGGGGATGGCAGCCATTGGACAGAGGCCACTGTTGATGGAG GAGGTGAACTCCATCCTGCAGCAGGTGGTGGAGAGGAATCGTGTGCGTCGGAGCCTGAGTGCCAAGCGCCATGCGCTGCAGTCGTGGAGAGGTCTGGTGGAGACCCTGCTCACCGCCTGCCCTGCAGACCTCATCCCTGCAGACGACAGACAGATCATAATCAGGGACCTGCTGCTGGACCTGCACGacaag GTGTTGTCAGAAGACTCCGCAGGAGAGCTGATGCCCATAGTAGCCGGGGCTGTGTTCACCCTCACCGCCCACCTCAGCCAATCGGTGCTGTCGGAGCAGCAGCAGGGGGCGGGGCTGGAGGGAGGCTCATCGTCGGGCTTCGCCTCCATCGCTAACTCTGCTCTGCACCTCATCCTGAGGAAGCTGCTTGACTTCATCCTCTGTACAGGTGGTGGATTCCAGCGTCTGCGTGCACACCTGTACGGCGCTCTGCTCTACTATCTGCAGATCGCCCAGAAACCTGAGGAGCCAGATACATTGCAGCAAG cggGGAAGTCTATGTGGGAGCGTCTGACTGCTCCTGAGGATGGTTTCTCCAAGCTGCAGAGGGAGAACCTGGCCATCATCGAGAGCTACGGCACAGCCCTCATGGAGGTGGTGTGCAGGGACGCTTGCGACGGCCATGAGATCGGCAGG ATGCTTGCCCTGGCCGTGCTGGACCGGATCCTGTCCATAGACCGTCAGAGCCAGTGGCTGCTGTACGTGTGTAACAGTGGTTACCTGCGTGTGTTGGTAGAGAGCCTGAGGCAAGACGATACAGCCCTGCAGACCCTGCTCAGCCCCCAGCCCCCGCTGCTCAAACCTCTCTACATCTACGAGAGCAAGATG GCCCTGTTGACGCGAGTGGCTAAGACAGGCCAGGGGGCCGTGGAGCTGCTGCGCTGTGGTCTGGTGTCTCAGCTGGTGGAGTGTCAGGTGTTTGACATGGTGCCTGACAGTGACTCACACAG GGTGTTTGGTCAGAGGGACCCTTCAGGGTTCATCCCCAGCCCTCTGGACCGCTACAGACAGATCCTACTGCCTGCTCTCAGGTTGTTCCAGGTCATCCTCACgtccaccaccacacaccaccagcAGGGGGCAACACAGGTCCTCCAGTGGCTGATCGTCCATGCCGACACCATCCAGGGGCTGCTGCGCTGTCAGGAGCTCAGTATGGGAGCGCTGCAGGAACTCTCCCTGCTCACAGGCATCATCAGCAAGACTGCCCTGCCAG GAGCTCTTGAGGGACAGGACGTGAACAGTGCAGCTCTGCCGGAGTTCCAGGGTCACATCAGCAGATTTCAG CGTCAGTGTCTGTCTCTGCTGGGCCGTCTGGcggggagcgagagggagcgacTCCTGAAGCAGGCAGAGATTGCAGCCCCGGGGGACCCTGCCGAGCGACGGGAGGAGATGGAGGTGGCCATGCAACAG GTGTGTGCTAACATCATGGAGTACTGCCAGACCCTGCTACTGCAGAGCTCAGCCCAGGCCCAGTTCAGCATCTGTCTCTTCAGCCCCTCGGTCAACGAACCAGCCAGCCGAGACGGCCACACAG ACCTGGCCCTGCCATCAGCCCTGTACTCTCGTGTGCCCAGCCTGGGTCTGGTTCTCTTCCTGCTGAAGAACAGCGCTGCGGACTTCTTCCGCTTCCACCAGAGCCATAGACAAGCCCTGGGCAAGCTGCAGAGCCTGGAGCAGCTGCCCCCAGAAGAGCTCaaggag ctgtgtgcgGCCCTGGTGTCTGGTACTGGTGGAGTAGAGAAGATCTCCTCTGTTCAGCGGAGCCTCTTGGCCAAGAGACGCCTGGTCCAGCTCATCAACAACAGAGCAAAGCTGCTGGCCCTCTGCTCCT ATGTGATTGAGACCTGCCTGTTTGTGATGTGGCGCCACCTGGAGTACTACCTGTTGTACTGCACCCCCACTGACCCCAAAGACTCCCTAATGCCTGGCGCCAGCGCCTACAGATCACGCTTGACTGACG ACTCGTTTGGACGTGCCCTGGGCCTGTCCCGAGTCAGCCAGCAAGACCTGGAACAG CTGCAGAGTGACATGGGGGCAGGCTTCGGAGAGGCTCTACAGAGGAAGTTGCTGGAGGTGGAGGGGCTATACAGCCAGGTCCGCTCCCGATACACCTTCATCCAGGCCCTGGTACGCAGGATCCGAGGCCTGCTCCGCCAGCCCAAGAGCTGA